One stretch of Planctomycetota bacterium DNA includes these proteins:
- a CDS encoding GMP synthase (glutamine-hydrolyzing): protein RKLKILREADAIFLEELHRAGLYHKIWQALAVLLPVKAVGVMGDERTYANVIALRAVTSRDGMTADWARLPHPVLARIATRITNEIKGVNRVVYDTSSKPPSTIEWE from the coding sequence CGGAAGCTCAAGATCCTGCGCGAGGCCGACGCCATTTTCCTCGAGGAACTGCACCGCGCGGGGTTATACCACAAGATCTGGCAGGCGCTGGCGGTGCTCTTGCCCGTCAAAGCCGTCGGCGTCATGGGCGACGAGCGGACCTATGCGAACGTCATCGCCCTGCGCGCCGTGACCAGCCGGGACGGCATGACCGCCGACTGGGCCAGGCTGCCGCACCCGGTCCTCGCGCGGATCGCGACGCGGATCACCAACGAAATCAAGGGCGTGAACCGCGTCGTGTATGACACGAGTTCCAAGCCGCCCAGCACGATTGAGTGGGAGTAA